The following proteins are co-located in the Mesorhizobium sp. M1E.F.Ca.ET.045.02.1.1 genome:
- a CDS encoding caspase family protein, whose translation MKPFAVLVSGFILFFLAAFGAQAAAHDAKRVALVIGNSKYVNAVPLPNPANDAQLIASTLRNAGFDVIEGVDQDNQGMHSLISRFTEESYNADLAVIFYAGHGMQVDGKNYLIPVDAELTSPAYLKTRTVQIDEFMAALPPDPAVGVIILDACRDNPLARTLAASLPKSRSLGAGLAPVEAKADGVGTGGVLIAYATDPGAIAFDGNGVDSPYSLALAKHLTEPGVEIQSALTRVRGEVTEATQGRQRPWHNASLGREVFLGKQAVEAAPVAAPVADAAKTTAAPAPAPVASEPPSWEVEQRLWDEASKKNAIPFYEAYLEQFPNGRFATVAKLNIDQLKDPKAGSKQVAALDTNEANAGSAVRTSVGITDEMKQTPGTEQTEGAIGLDRNGRIDLQLRIEALGNELGQVDGNIGPKTRQAIGVWQGKNGLPQTTYLTRAQLAFLTIQTDPMMDAIRAKNAADQARITPPKKPVVQKTRTLKPVAEKPRRKQQLVQRRRNSDTVVREDGPPPNDNNDFLTKALIFGTGVAVGGVLNKP comes from the coding sequence ATGAAACCGTTTGCCGTCCTTGTGAGTGGATTTATCCTGTTTTTCCTCGCCGCGTTCGGCGCCCAGGCCGCCGCGCACGACGCCAAGCGCGTCGCGCTGGTGATCGGCAACAGCAAATATGTCAATGCCGTGCCTTTGCCGAATCCCGCCAACGACGCGCAGCTCATCGCCTCCACGCTGCGCAATGCCGGCTTCGACGTGATCGAAGGTGTCGACCAGGACAATCAAGGCATGCACAGCCTGATCAGCCGGTTCACCGAGGAATCCTATAATGCCGACCTCGCCGTCATCTTCTATGCCGGCCACGGCATGCAGGTCGACGGCAAGAACTACCTGATCCCGGTCGATGCCGAGCTGACCTCGCCGGCCTATCTCAAGACCCGCACGGTGCAGATCGACGAGTTCATGGCGGCGTTGCCGCCCGACCCGGCCGTCGGCGTCATCATCCTCGACGCCTGCCGCGACAATCCGCTGGCAAGAACTCTGGCTGCCTCATTGCCGAAGAGCCGCTCGCTCGGCGCCGGCCTTGCGCCGGTCGAAGCGAAGGCCGACGGCGTCGGCACGGGCGGCGTGCTCATCGCCTACGCGACAGATCCCGGCGCGATCGCCTTCGACGGCAACGGCGTCGACAGCCCTTATTCGCTGGCTCTGGCCAAGCACCTGACCGAACCCGGCGTCGAGATCCAGAGCGCCTTAACGCGTGTGCGCGGCGAGGTGACGGAAGCCACGCAAGGCCGGCAGCGGCCCTGGCACAATGCATCGCTGGGGCGCGAGGTTTTCCTCGGCAAGCAGGCGGTAGAGGCCGCGCCTGTCGCGGCACCCGTCGCCGATGCAGCCAAGACAACGGCGGCGCCCGCGCCCGCTCCGGTGGCCAGCGAACCGCCTTCCTGGGAAGTCGAGCAGCGCCTCTGGGACGAGGCTTCGAAGAAGAATGCCATCCCGTTCTACGAAGCCTATCTCGAACAATTCCCGAACGGGCGCTTCGCCACGGTGGCCAAGCTCAACATCGATCAGCTGAAGGACCCGAAGGCGGGCAGCAAGCAGGTCGCGGCCCTCGATACGAATGAGGCCAATGCCGGCTCGGCCGTGCGCACCTCCGTCGGCATCACCGACGAGATGAAGCAGACGCCGGGCACCGAGCAGACGGAAGGCGCAATCGGGCTCGACCGGAACGGCCGCATCGACCTGCAGCTTCGTATCGAGGCCCTTGGCAACGAACTCGGCCAGGTCGACGGCAATATCGGTCCGAAGACGCGCCAGGCGATCGGCGTCTGGCAGGGCAAGAACGGTCTGCCGCAGACCACCTATCTGACACGCGCGCAACTGGCGTTCCTGACGATCCAGACCGACCCGATGATGGATGCTATACGCGCCAAGAATGCCGCCGATCAGGCGCGCATCACGCCACCGAAGAAGCCGGTGGTGCAGAAGACCCGCACACTGAAGCCAGTGGCCGAGAAGCCGCGCAGGAAACAGCAGCTTGTCCAGCGGAGGCGCAACAGCGACACCGTTGTTCGTGAGGACGGCCCGCCGCCGAACGACAACAACGACTTCCTGACCAAGGCGCTGATCTTCGGCACCGGTGTCGCGGTGGGCGGCGTGCTCAACAAGCCCTGA
- a CDS encoding OmpA family protein, with the protein MRWASSAFALAAVLFSTHVSADPLQKSEDIVKFFAGQGKLGASRGICVGTEEECKSKNEKSAAPNKTGLDMMINFALDSAQLDQTARTELDEFAKALRDNRLSTFSFVVEGHTDASGSDRYNQDLSQRRAQSVAAFLTANGVQATRLEAIGVGKSHPRVANPYDPVNRRVEMRIRTE; encoded by the coding sequence ATGCGGTGGGCCAGTTCAGCCTTTGCATTGGCGGCCGTGCTTTTTTCGACGCACGTTTCCGCTGATCCGCTTCAGAAATCGGAAGACATCGTGAAGTTCTTCGCCGGCCAGGGCAAACTCGGCGCGTCGCGCGGGATTTGCGTCGGCACCGAGGAAGAGTGCAAGAGCAAGAACGAAAAGAGCGCGGCTCCCAACAAGACCGGGCTCGACATGATGATCAATTTCGCCCTGGATTCCGCCCAGCTCGACCAGACCGCGCGCACCGAACTCGACGAGTTCGCCAAGGCACTGAGGGACAACCGGCTGAGCACGTTCAGCTTCGTCGTCGAAGGCCACACCGATGCTTCCGGCTCGGATCGCTACAATCAGGACCTGTCGCAAAGAAGGGCGCAATCGGTGGCCGCTTTCCTGACGGCGAACGGGGTTCAGGCTACCCGGCTCGAAGCGATCGGCGTGGGCAAATCGCACCCGCGCGTCGCCAACCCTTACGATCCGGTCAACCGCCGGGTGGAGATGCGGATCAGGACGGAATAG
- a CDS encoding caspase family protein has protein sequence MLRCCAFLAALILVSFTAFEAHADRRVAFVIGNSEYRDIPALKNPDKDAEDVSNTFRLAGFDVFVAKDLTKLQFEEQFRNYLAAADGADLAVVYYSGHGFQIGGENFLIPVDASLKAAADIEVQAIKLDDVLEQMRSKSKIQVIILDACRNNPFPRKDYWLRDQLIAAGGAGLAQVKSSLNTLIAFATEPGAVAYDGTGDLSPFSSAFSRRALAPNQEIRTVMAAVRRDVVKATDGKQVPWENSSLIDEVVLMRRANRPALPPVLEKVVPSGVGPVALDLPEPVDVDGGAITVSIERPPALGRLMLDGKPVATGEPIAGKDLPRLEMDVPKGSGAQEEVDMLAYATRDNWGGGSQGILVFRVKNGEGAEGQQLMASLEAEQKQQVLERGIHITGAAEAIEKRDIAVPVGVGPVPLKLDFPTKDPAVSLKLASYPATGTLSLPDRTLTPDSSLMADEVDHLRYEPQIGEAKPLIVGVEIRADNASSKRATMKLSPSVEPCDREAGEPLDLQGVVPGLLPNEISSNAVDVCRAAVKAYPDVARFRYELGRALLVVGKVDEAKKAIQEAADKGHVRAVFELGYMYFTGTGTTVDRSQANALYKAASEKGDPYGMTAWGRILFTGNGVERDTGKGLDLMLKAAAMGHTYAMNALAAIFAEGSNGVPADTARAVAFLRAGVERQDMYSMNLLGRNYLSGRGVEKDPKQAQALFQKAIDLGQPYAPASLARMYRDGVGVTQNLDEAQRLFELGTARGDQFGAYDRAVLEMQKGDKADQATAVRFLAFAAALDFRKELPDVEKTLAKFGAKAKTTALNELRQQLKSKIPMSGPLDTQLVTVARKVWEEANPRRDVF, from the coding sequence ATGCTGCGATGCTGCGCGTTCCTTGCAGCCTTGATCCTCGTGAGCTTCACGGCGTTCGAAGCCCATGCCGATCGCCGGGTTGCCTTTGTGATCGGCAATTCCGAATACCGCGACATCCCGGCCCTCAAGAACCCGGACAAGGATGCCGAGGATGTGTCGAACACGTTCCGGCTGGCCGGCTTCGACGTGTTCGTCGCCAAGGACCTCACCAAGCTTCAGTTCGAGGAGCAGTTCCGCAACTATCTCGCCGCGGCCGACGGCGCGGATTTGGCGGTCGTTTATTATTCCGGCCACGGCTTCCAAATCGGCGGCGAGAATTTTCTCATCCCGGTCGACGCTTCGCTGAAGGCTGCGGCCGACATAGAGGTCCAGGCCATCAAGCTCGACGACGTGCTGGAGCAGATGCGCTCCAAGTCGAAGATCCAAGTGATCATCCTCGATGCCTGCCGCAACAATCCGTTTCCGCGCAAGGACTATTGGCTGCGGGACCAGCTGATCGCAGCGGGTGGCGCCGGCCTGGCGCAGGTGAAGAGCTCCTTGAATACGCTGATCGCCTTCGCCACCGAGCCGGGAGCGGTTGCCTATGACGGAACCGGCGACCTCAGTCCATTCTCGTCCGCCTTTTCCCGCCGCGCGCTGGCGCCCAACCAGGAGATACGCACGGTGATGGCGGCGGTTCGCCGCGACGTGGTCAAGGCCACTGACGGCAAGCAGGTTCCCTGGGAAAACTCCTCGCTGATCGACGAGGTCGTGCTGATGCGCCGCGCCAACCGTCCTGCGCTGCCGCCGGTGCTGGAAAAGGTCGTGCCGTCCGGCGTCGGGCCTGTCGCTCTGGACCTGCCCGAACCGGTCGATGTCGACGGCGGTGCAATCACCGTCAGCATCGAACGGCCGCCTGCGCTTGGACGACTGATGCTGGACGGCAAGCCTGTCGCAACGGGCGAGCCGATTGCCGGCAAGGATCTGCCGCGCCTCGAGATGGACGTGCCGAAGGGCTCCGGCGCGCAGGAAGAGGTCGACATGCTGGCCTATGCCACGCGCGACAATTGGGGCGGCGGATCCCAGGGCATCCTGGTGTTCCGCGTCAAGAATGGCGAGGGCGCCGAGGGGCAGCAGCTCATGGCCTCGCTCGAGGCCGAACAGAAGCAGCAGGTGCTGGAGCGCGGCATCCACATCACCGGCGCCGCCGAGGCGATCGAAAAGCGCGATATTGCCGTCCCGGTCGGTGTCGGCCCGGTGCCGCTGAAGCTGGATTTCCCGACCAAGGATCCCGCGGTCAGCCTGAAGCTCGCGAGCTATCCGGCAACGGGAACGCTGTCGCTGCCGGATCGAACCCTGACTCCGGATTCCAGCCTGATGGCCGATGAGGTCGACCATTTGCGCTACGAACCCCAGATAGGTGAAGCCAAACCGCTCATAGTCGGCGTCGAGATCAGGGCTGACAACGCTTCGTCAAAGCGGGCGACGATGAAGCTGTCCCCAAGCGTCGAGCCCTGCGACAGAGAGGCTGGCGAGCCTCTCGACCTGCAGGGCGTCGTTCCCGGCCTGCTGCCGAACGAAATCAGCAGCAACGCCGTGGACGTCTGCCGGGCGGCGGTGAAAGCCTATCCCGACGTCGCCCGCTTCCGCTACGAACTCGGGCGTGCGCTGCTTGTTGTCGGTAAGGTCGACGAGGCCAAGAAGGCGATTCAGGAGGCCGCCGACAAGGGGCACGTCCGCGCGGTGTTCGAGCTTGGGTATATGTATTTCACAGGAACTGGAACAACTGTCGACCGATCTCAGGCCAATGCCTTGTACAAGGCTGCGTCGGAAAAGGGTGATCCCTACGGGATGACTGCGTGGGGGCGCATCCTATTCACAGGCAACGGCGTCGAGCGCGACACCGGCAAGGGGCTGGACCTGATGCTCAAGGCGGCGGCGATGGGCCACACCTATGCCATGAACGCACTCGCAGCGATCTTCGCGGAGGGCAGCAACGGTGTGCCCGCCGACACCGCCCGCGCCGTTGCCTTCCTCAGGGCGGGTGTCGAGCGGCAGGACATGTATTCGATGAACCTTCTCGGCCGCAACTATCTTTCCGGGCGCGGCGTCGAGAAGGACCCAAAACAGGCGCAGGCGCTTTTCCAGAAGGCGATTGATCTGGGCCAACCCTATGCCCCTGCCAGTCTTGCACGCATGTACAGAGACGGCGTTGGGGTGACGCAGAACCTCGACGAAGCGCAAAGGCTGTTCGAGTTGGGAACCGCGCGAGGCGATCAGTTCGGTGCCTATGATCGCGCTGTTCTTGAAATGCAGAAGGGTGACAAAGCCGACCAAGCCACTGCCGTGCGCTTCCTTGCATTCGCGGCTGCGCTCGATTTTCGCAAAGAACTGCCGGACGTCGAGAAGACACTCGCAAAATTCGGCGCGAAAGCAAAAACGACCGCTTTGAACGAACTGCGCCAACAGCTCAAGTCGAAGATCCCTATGTCGGGTCCGCTGGACACCCAGTTGGTCACGGTGGCCAGGAAGGTTTGGGAAGAAGCGAATCCGCGTCGGGACGTGTTTTGA
- the hutH gene encoding histidine ammonia-lyase: MTARVIVLDARPLSAADVAEIARRNARLVLGEEAMRRIRASRALIERLTQLGKPLYGVTTGLGACVDTPLAEADLIAFQYSVPLSHSMGAGPALPTEAVRALMTARICGMAAGGTGASERVVMGLVAALNAGVHPVIPSWGSIGAADLAPLGHMARALGGDGEAEFQGRIMPAAEALKLAGLEPLDLREKDGHAIIVANSLSTGTACLALEDVACLIDWSLAAVALNYEAFRASLKAIDEDALAARPAFGQCEIGARLRAELYGSGLWHETAARRLQDPLSFRCVPQMWGGLLNAFEQARLATEIELGHSGDNPVILPAAERVVSNGNFDLTAFTLAWEQLGQALAHCAVATANRSMKLMSPTVAELPRFLSARGGSRQGYAELQKPVAALEAEIRHLANPMSLSPLAVSDGIEDQSSMAPRVVAKTAGIIERLRYLVAMELIFAATGVELRGVVDSMGEGPQRSYAAVRALVAPLDDDREMSADMARVARMMAGPRF, translated from the coding sequence ATGACAGCCAGGGTGATAGTCCTCGACGCCAGGCCGCTCAGCGCGGCCGATGTCGCCGAGATCGCGCGGCGCAACGCCCGCCTCGTGCTGGGCGAGGAGGCCATGCGTCGCATCCGCGCCAGCCGCGCGCTCATCGAGCGCCTTACTCAGCTCGGCAAGCCGCTCTATGGCGTCACCACCGGCCTTGGCGCCTGTGTCGACACCCCGCTTGCCGAGGCCGATCTGATCGCCTTCCAGTACAGCGTGCCGCTCAGCCACTCGATGGGCGCCGGCCCGGCCCTGCCGACTGAGGCGGTGCGGGCGCTGATGACGGCGCGCATTTGCGGCATGGCCGCCGGCGGCACCGGCGCCTCCGAGCGGGTTGTCATGGGCCTGGTTGCGGCGCTCAACGCCGGTGTCCACCCGGTGATACCCAGTTGGGGATCGATCGGGGCGGCCGACCTTGCTCCTCTCGGCCATATGGCGAGGGCGCTCGGCGGCGACGGCGAGGCCGAATTCCAGGGCAGGATCATGCCGGCTGCCGAAGCGCTGAAGCTTGCCGGGCTCGAGCCGCTCGACCTGCGTGAAAAGGACGGCCACGCCATCATCGTGGCGAACAGCCTTTCCACCGGAACGGCGTGCCTGGCGCTCGAAGACGTCGCCTGCCTCATCGACTGGTCGCTGGCGGCCGTGGCCCTCAACTACGAGGCGTTCCGGGCGTCCCTCAAGGCAATCGACGAGGATGCGTTGGCCGCGCGGCCGGCATTCGGGCAATGCGAGATCGGCGCGCGGCTCAGGGCGGAACTGTACGGAAGCGGGCTTTGGCACGAGACCGCCGCCCGGCGACTGCAGGACCCGCTCAGTTTCCGCTGCGTGCCGCAGATGTGGGGCGGCCTGCTCAACGCATTCGAGCAGGCCAGGCTGGCGACGGAGATCGAGCTCGGCCATTCCGGCGACAACCCGGTGATCCTGCCGGCGGCTGAGCGGGTGGTTTCAAACGGCAATTTCGACCTGACGGCCTTCACGCTGGCCTGGGAACAGCTCGGCCAGGCTCTGGCGCATTGCGCGGTCGCCACCGCCAACCGCTCGATGAAGCTGATGTCGCCGACGGTGGCGGAACTGCCGCGCTTCCTGTCGGCCAGGGGCGGGAGCCGCCAGGGCTACGCGGAACTGCAGAAACCGGTCGCGGCACTGGAGGCCGAGATCCGGCACCTCGCCAATCCGATGTCGCTCAGCCCGCTCGCGGTTTCGGACGGCATCGAGGACCAGTCGTCGATGGCGCCCCGGGTGGTGGCCAAGACCGCCGGCATCATCGAGCGCCTGCGCTACCTCGTTGCGATGGAACTGATCTTCGCGGCGACAGGCGTGGAATTGCGCGGCGTGGTCGACAGCATGGGCGAAGGCCCGCAACGCAGCTATGCCGCCGTGCGCGCGCTCGTCGCCCCGCTCGACGACGACCGCGAGATGAGCGCGGACATGGCGCGGGTCGCGCGGATGATGGCGGGGCCGCGTTTCTAG
- the fghA gene encoding S-formylglutathione hydrolase, with protein MKVLSTSKSHGGVQGVYSHASQACACDMTFAVFAPPQAAEGHVPVLWYLSGLTCTHANVMDKGEYRRMAAELGLVIVCPDTSPRGPDVPDEKDNWQFGCGAGFYLDATQPPYAKNYRMYSYVTEELPALVAANFPVDMSRQSIFGHSMGGHGALTIALRNPERFRSCSAFAPIVQPTTAGWSRPAFEKYLGPDERSWRAYDATLLIEDGCRYGELLVDQGTADGFLQDGLRPWLLEDACRKAGIALTLRMQEGYDHSYNFISTFMDDHLKWHAARLASK; from the coding sequence ATGAAAGTCCTTTCCACGTCCAAATCGCATGGCGGCGTCCAGGGCGTCTACTCGCATGCCTCGCAGGCTTGCGCCTGCGACATGACCTTTGCCGTCTTCGCGCCGCCCCAGGCCGCCGAAGGCCATGTGCCGGTCCTTTGGTACCTGTCGGGCCTCACTTGCACGCACGCCAACGTCATGGACAAGGGCGAATACCGCCGCATGGCCGCCGAGCTGGGGCTCGTCATCGTATGCCCCGACACCAGCCCGCGCGGCCCTGATGTGCCGGACGAAAAGGACAATTGGCAGTTCGGCTGCGGCGCCGGCTTCTACCTCGACGCCACGCAGCCGCCTTATGCGAAAAACTACCGCATGTACTCCTACGTTACCGAGGAATTGCCGGCGCTCGTCGCCGCCAATTTTCCGGTCGACATGTCGCGCCAGTCGATCTTCGGCCATTCGATGGGCGGGCACGGCGCGCTGACGATCGCGCTGAGGAATCCCGAGCGCTTCCGGAGCTGTTCGGCCTTCGCGCCGATCGTGCAGCCGACGACGGCGGGCTGGTCTCGGCCGGCATTCGAGAAATATCTGGGACCGGACGAAAGGAGCTGGCGCGCCTATGACGCCACGCTGCTCATCGAGGATGGCTGTCGTTACGGTGAGCTGCTCGTCGACCAGGGCACGGCCGACGGCTTCCTGCAGGATGGCTTGCGCCCATGGCTGCTCGAGGACGCCTGCAGGAAGGCGGGCATCGCGCTGACGCTGCGCATGCAGGAAGGCTACGACCATTCCTACAACTTCATCTCGACCTTCATGGACGACCATCTGAAGTGGCACGCGGCGCGGCTGGCATCGAAGTAA
- a CDS encoding NAD(P)-binding protein, with protein sequence MRDPRYDILFEPMKIGPVTAKNRFYQVPHCNGGGYRDPSAAAEMRRTKSEGGWGVIFTEQTEMHHTSEITPFIELRLWDDADIPALAKMARAMHEHGALAGIQLAYSGINGPNLYTKEVPRGPSALPIRTFTNDPVQARAMDKQDIRDLRRWHRNAFKRARQAGFDLVCLYGAHGFGIIQHFLSTATNQRGDEYGGSLENRSRLMRELIEEGRDAIGDTCGLTLRLSLDEMISELGFANSEVRDMIEMHADLPDLWDLAHGAWEDCSGPSRFKEEAAQESLVSGIKKLTSKPVVGVGRFTSPDVMVRMIRSGTLDFIGCARPSIADPFLPRKIEEGRIEDIRECIGCNICITGDMTMSISRCTQNPTFMEEWRKGWHPERMQAKGDSDSVLIVGAGPAGLEAARALGLRGYQVAIAEAGTELGGRVARESRLPGLSAWGRVRDYRQYQLSQMPNVDIYFASRLTADDILSFGFQNVAVATGSTWRRDGVARAHVVPMPIDAAITVYTPDDLMDGKVPGGNVVLFDDDHYYMGGVLAELMARQGAKVTLVTPSAYVSDWTRNTLEQGAIHRRLAELGVDIVLNRIVANIASGGVVTACVYTGAKQDLAADAVVLVTSRNQDDAVWRELKARENEWAGNGIRSVKAIGDAEAPGPIAWATYAGHRFARELDEPDIGDALPFRREVAALAAD encoded by the coding sequence ATGCGCGACCCGCGCTACGACATTCTGTTCGAACCGATGAAGATCGGCCCGGTGACGGCCAAGAACCGCTTCTATCAGGTTCCCCACTGCAATGGCGGCGGCTATCGCGATCCGTCGGCCGCGGCCGAGATGCGCCGCACCAAATCGGAAGGCGGATGGGGCGTCATCTTCACCGAGCAGACGGAGATGCATCATACCTCCGAGATCACGCCCTTCATTGAACTGCGGCTATGGGACGACGCCGACATTCCGGCCCTGGCGAAGATGGCGAGAGCTATGCACGAGCACGGCGCGCTGGCCGGCATCCAGCTCGCCTATTCCGGCATCAACGGTCCCAACCTCTACACAAAGGAGGTTCCGCGCGGGCCGTCGGCCCTGCCGATCCGCACCTTCACCAACGACCCGGTGCAGGCGCGCGCCATGGACAAGCAGGATATCCGCGACCTGCGCCGCTGGCACCGCAATGCCTTCAAGCGCGCCAGGCAGGCGGGTTTCGACCTGGTCTGCCTCTACGGCGCGCACGGCTTCGGCATCATCCAGCACTTTCTGTCCACCGCCACCAACCAGCGCGGCGACGAATATGGCGGCTCGCTGGAAAACCGCTCGCGGCTGATGCGCGAGCTGATCGAGGAAGGGCGCGACGCGATCGGCGACACCTGCGGCCTGACGCTCAGGCTGTCGCTGGACGAGATGATCAGTGAGCTTGGCTTCGCCAACTCGGAAGTCCGCGACATGATCGAGATGCATGCCGACCTGCCTGATCTCTGGGATCTTGCCCATGGCGCCTGGGAGGATTGCTCGGGACCGTCGCGCTTCAAGGAAGAGGCCGCGCAGGAGAGCCTCGTCTCCGGCATCAAGAAGCTGACCTCGAAGCCGGTCGTCGGCGTTGGCCGCTTCACTTCGCCCGACGTGATGGTCAGGATGATCAGGTCGGGCACGCTCGACTTCATCGGCTGCGCCCGCCCGTCGATCGCCGATCCCTTCCTGCCGAGGAAGATCGAGGAGGGCCGCATCGAGGACATCCGCGAATGCATCGGCTGCAACATCTGCATCACCGGCGACATGACGATGTCGATCTCGCGCTGCACGCAGAACCCGACCTTCATGGAGGAATGGCGCAAGGGCTGGCATCCGGAGCGCATGCAGGCCAAGGGCGACAGCGACAGCGTGCTGATCGTCGGCGCCGGGCCGGCCGGACTGGAGGCCGCCCGTGCGCTCGGCCTGCGCGGCTACCAGGTGGCCATAGCGGAAGCGGGCACCGAGCTCGGCGGACGCGTGGCGCGCGAGAGCCGGCTTCCGGGCCTGTCGGCCTGGGGCCGGGTGCGCGACTACCGGCAGTATCAGCTCAGCCAGATGCCGAATGTCGACATCTATTTCGCAAGCCGGCTGACGGCCGACGACATCCTGTCCTTCGGATTCCAGAACGTCGCCGTCGCGACCGGATCGACCTGGCGGCGTGACGGCGTCGCGCGCGCCCATGTTGTGCCGATGCCGATCGACGCCGCCATAACGGTCTACACGCCCGACGATCTGATGGACGGCAAGGTGCCGGGCGGCAACGTCGTGCTCTTCGACGACGATCACTACTACATGGGAGGCGTCCTCGCCGAGCTGATGGCGCGTCAGGGCGCAAAGGTGACCCTGGTGACCCCGTCGGCCTATGTCTCGGACTGGACACGCAACACGCTGGAGCAGGGGGCCATCCACCGCCGCCTGGCGGAGCTGGGAGTAGATATCGTCCTCAACCGGATCGTCGCGAATATAGCCTCAGGCGGCGTCGTGACGGCTTGCGTCTACACCGGCGCGAAACAGGACCTGGCTGCCGATGCCGTCGTTCTGGTCACGTCGCGCAATCAGGACGACGCCGTTTGGCGCGAGCTCAAGGCGCGGGAAAACGAGTGGGCCGGCAATGGCATCCGTTCGGTCAAGGCCATCGGCGACGCCGAAGCGCCGGGACCGATCGCTTGGGCAACCTATGCCGGCCATCGATTCGCCCGCGAGCTGGACGAACCCGATATCGGCGACGCTCTGCCTTTCCGGCGGGAGGTGGCGGCGCTGGCGGCGGACTAG
- the argE gene encoding acetylornithine deacetylase, which produces MDSIRILERLIAFPTVSRDSNLDLIGYAADLLGANGIACQIIHSPDGHKANLFATIGPTDKPGIMLSGHTDVVPVDGQNWTLPPFAMTERDGKLYGRGAADMKGFVASALAACLKASTIALRTPLHLALSYDEEVGCLGVRGLIEMLSAAPQRPLLCIVGEPTNMQVATGHKGKLAARAVCRGREGHSALAPLALNAIHLGCDFVRSLRDEQDRLTREGARDGDYDIPYTTVHVGKINAGVALNIVPNLCQVDFEIRNVAADDAAVILDRLRIAAARIAADAASIAAEAAIDIEITNTYPGLDTPAASEAVAFVKSLTGANDTMKVAFGTEGGLFSRDLGTPAVVCGPGSMAQGHKPDEFVSVEQLRRCDGMLERLLSRLADGWP; this is translated from the coding sequence ATGGACAGCATCAGGATACTCGAACGGCTGATCGCCTTCCCGACAGTAAGCCGCGATTCGAACCTCGACCTCATCGGCTATGCGGCGGACCTGCTCGGCGCGAATGGCATTGCCTGCCAGATCATTCACAGCCCCGACGGTCACAAGGCCAACCTCTTTGCCACGATCGGCCCGACCGACAAGCCCGGCATCATGCTGTCCGGCCATACCGACGTCGTTCCCGTCGACGGACAGAACTGGACGCTGCCTCCATTCGCGATGACCGAACGCGACGGCAAGCTCTACGGGCGCGGCGCGGCGGACATGAAGGGCTTTGTGGCCTCAGCGCTCGCGGCCTGCCTCAAGGCCTCGACGATAGCGCTTCGGACGCCCTTGCATCTCGCGCTCTCCTATGACGAGGAGGTCGGCTGCCTGGGCGTGCGCGGCCTGATCGAAATGCTGAGTGCTGCGCCGCAACGCCCGCTGCTGTGCATCGTCGGCGAGCCGACCAACATGCAGGTGGCGACGGGGCACAAGGGCAAGCTTGCGGCTCGCGCCGTCTGCAGGGGGCGAGAAGGCCATTCGGCGCTGGCTCCGCTGGCGCTCAACGCCATCCATCTCGGCTGCGACTTCGTGCGCTCCTTGCGTGACGAACAGGACCGGCTGACGCGCGAAGGCGCGCGCGACGGCGATTACGACATTCCCTACACGACCGTGCATGTCGGCAAGATCAATGCCGGCGTGGCGCTCAACATCGTGCCCAACCTTTGCCAGGTCGATTTCGAGATCCGCAACGTCGCCGCCGACGATGCCGCCGTCATTCTCGACAGGCTGCGCATTGCTGCGGCGCGCATTGCCGCCGACGCCGCTTCGATCGCGGCCGAAGCGGCGATCGACATCGAGATCACCAACACCTATCCGGGACTCGACACGCCGGCCGCTTCGGAAGCAGTGGCCTTCGTCAAATCGCTGACCGGCGCCAACGACACGATGAAAGTCGCTTTCGGCACGGAAGGCGGATTGTTCAGCCGCGATCTCGGCACGCCGGCCGTCGTCTGCGGACCGGGTTCCATGGCACAGGGACACAAGCCGGACGAATTTGTCAGTGTTGAACAGTTGCGGCGTTGCGACGGGATGCTGGAGCGGCTGCTGTCGCGGCTCGCCGACGGCTGGCCGTGA